The DNA segment CACGTGGGTTGGTACTTACGGAGGAGAGTCTGTGGAAGCGATTATTGACCTTTTTCTTGGTCTCGAGCGGATGGCACCTGGCAGTCTGGAAACGACGGCCAAGGCATTTCAAGTTGCTGCGCAAGATTATGACATTGAAAAAATTGTTGAGTTCGGATGCGGTAGCGGAGTTTCCACGATCGAACTCGCCCGGTTGAGTGGCGCTCCAATCATTGGGGTCGATAACTGTGCCCCCTTTCTTGCGCAGCTGAAGCAGAAGATTGCTCAGGCTGGACTTGATCAGCAGATACAGGTGCGCGAGCAAAGCATGGAAGTTGCTTGGCGAAAGGGAACCTGTTTCGATTTGATTTGGTGCGAAGGCTCAGCGTATGCCATTGGTCTTGAGAACGCACTACAGCGATGGCGAGAGCTGCTTAAGCCTGGGGGGCGAATTGCTCTCAGCGACTTGGTCTGGATCGATACCGATCCGGACGCGGAAGTCCAAGAGTACTGGCAGAACCAAGGCGTCACCCTTTGTTACCCAAACGACACGCTGGCTTTGTTTTCGTCGCAAGGATACCAAGTCGTCGATTATTTTATTTTTCCTGAGAGCGACTGGCAGAACTATTACCAGCCGCTTCGAGCCCGCTTGCCGCGATGGAAGGCCGAATATTCATATCCGGAAAATGCCGGTGCGATCGATCAATTGTTTCAAGAAGAATTGAGAATGTACGACCAGTTCAAAGCCCAATATGGCTATGCGTTTTTCATTGCTCAGCGAGCCCCTTGAATTCGAGATTGCCCCGGCATCGTGCTATGATGAGACGACCTCGATACTTACCCCCTGGAGATCAAGTCATGCTACGCGGCCTGTTGAGCGTTGTTCTCATGCTGTTGTTGGGTGGTTCTTTGCTCGCTGCAGAGAAGCCTAACTTCGTGTGGATCATGTCCGAAGACAACTCGAGTCACTTTCTTAAACTATTCGATCCGACCGGGGCACCCACGCCCAATATCGATGCTCTGGCCGATCAAGGTCTTGTATACGAGCACGCTTTCTCGAATGCTCCGGTATGTAGCGTCGCTCGGACGACTTTGATCACTTCTTGCTATGCACCACGAATTGGGACGTTCCAGCATCGCAAGAGCTTTATGGTGCCCATGCCGGAAGGTTTAAAGATGTTTCCTGCTTACCTTCACGAGGCAGGCTACTACACCACCAACAATAGCAAGGAAGACTACAACGCAAAGAAGTCTGCCGACGTCTGGGATAATTCTTCCAGGAAGGCATCGTGGAAGAATCGTAAATCGGGTCAGCCATTTTTTCACGTGCAAACATTCACCACCACGCATGAGAGTTCGCTGCACTTCCCCGCCAAGGACATTCAGGACAAGCCAACAGACACCGATCCGGAAACCGTTTTCATCCCACCACATCATCCCAGGACAAAAACGTTTAAGTACACGTACGCTCGATATCATGATCGAATTCAGGAAGTCGATCGGCAAATCGGACAACTCGTCGATCAACTCGAGCAGGAAGGTCTACTCGAGACAACGTTCGTCTTCTATTTCGGCGATCATGGTGGCGTGCTGCCTCGCGGTAAAGGATATGCCTATGAGACTGGTCTGCATGTGCCGCTGGTTATTCGAGTGCCTGAGAAGTTTCGCGATCAAATGCCTGAGAAGATCGGCAGCCGTTTAGATTCGTTTGTTAGTTTTGTCGATTTCGGTCCCACGGTGTTGAATCTTGCCGGTCTCAAGGTTCCCGATGGAATTGATGGGCATGCTTTTCTGGCGTTAGGGAACGCTCATTTGATGCAAACGGATGAGGCTTTTGGGTACGCCGATCGCTTCGACGAAAAGTACGACATGGTTCGAACGCTCCGCAAAGGAAAGTACCAGTACGTCCGTAACTTTCAGCCATTCAATTTCGACGGGCTGATGAATAACTATCGCTACAAAATGGCTGCCTATCGCGAGTGGCGAGAGCTTTTCGATGCCGGCAAGCTTAACCAAACCCAAGCCCAGTTCTTCCAGGCTCGTCCTGCCGAGATGCTATTCGATGTGGAGGCCGATCCTTATGAAGCCAAGAATTTGGCCAACGACCCGCAGCATGCCAAGGTTCTGGCCGAGCTTCGTGGTCGCTTGAACAATAGAGTTGCCGGCATGCCGGATCTTGGTTTTTATCCGGAAAGTTTTCTGGCCGAAAACGCGGCGGACAATCCGGTGGCATTTGGCCAGCAACATAAAGACGAGATCGCCAAGTTGCTAGAGATTGCCAATCTTGAGGTTCTCTCGTTCGACGAGGCTCGTTCGAATTTGATGGAAGCTCTCGGGTCGTCTGATCCTTGGCAGCGTTATTGGGGTGTGATTGCTTGCACTTCACACGGTAAGTCTGCCTTATCACTTGGTAAGCAATTGGAAGCGATTGCCCAATCCGATCCAGAGAACTTGGTACGCGTCCGCGCGGCTGAGTTTCTGGCGTTGCATGCCGAGGTCGACCCTGCCGCTGTTCTCAAGAAGGCGATTGCCGATGCGGAAACGGCGACCGAGGCGAATCTGATCCTCAATACAGTCGTTCTTCTGCAAGATGGTCAGCCTGGGTATGAGTTCGACTTTCAGCAGTCCGACTTCCAGCACTTGAAGGGGAGCCGAGGGGAATTGGATCGTCGGCTAGAGTATCTTATCGGGAAGTAAAACCATGCATTGCTGTGCGACTCGTTTTGTGAAGGGGCGTCGCGCATAAAAAACGTCCGAATCATATTGTGAATGATTCGGACGTCTGGGAGTTCAATCGACTCGATGTCGAGATTTAGTGCAGCCAGACTGCTTCCCGCGGGGCTTCACCCCCGAAGGAGAAGTTCTCGCTGGACGTCGCCTCTTCAGCTCGTATGATCGGAGCTGGTGTGACACGCTCGACCGGGGCGAGCGTGTGACCGGCTGGCTTGACGATGCCGCCGGTGATCGTCGAAGCCGAACGGAGCGGGTTATTCAGGACCGGCAAAGCACTGGTTCTTGCTGCCGGAGCAGGGTCTATATCAGCCGGCGTGGGCACGCTGATCTTTTCGATCTTCGGAGACATTTCTCCGTCGATCGGTTTGGCGACCAAGGTGTTATCTGCTTGCTGTGGCTGGCCAATAACGGCTTCGTTGATGACGTAGTTGCTGTGAGCAGCACGCTTGTGCAGGTCACGTCGTAGAGCATCGTTGTAAGCCTTTTGCGGCCATGGCCCTTCAGCAAGCGAGATCTGGTAGAACTCGAGCAGCGAGCCCTTCTCGAAGTGCATGTTCTTGACGGCCAGAGCGTAGTCGATACGAGCCTGGTTGAACAACGCACTCGAGTCGATCACACGACGCTGGGCTTCCAAGAGCAGGTCGATCGGAGCCTTGCCGGCTTCGTAGCTTGCTCGGACGGTTGCCTCTTGGGCATTGGCAGCTTCGCGACGATTGAACAGCAGTTCCATGATCTCGTAGGCACGCTGGATTTCTGCGTAGGTATTCGAGAGACCATACATGATCTGCTTTTCTTGTTCTTCCCGGATCGCTCGGGCACGTGCCAGGGCCAGTTCGCTGCTGCGGACTGCCGAGTGAGCACGGCGGAAGCCAATCGGCATTTCAAATTCAACACCGAGTTGGTATTCAGCAAAGTCTCCATCGGTCAGGCTCTGCAGGGCACCTGCTTCGCCGGGGATGCTGCTTTCGTCCGAAAGGGTCGGGCCAAAGCCACGCTGACGGTAGCGAGCAATCAGGTCCAGATTGGGCATCAGGAAGTTACGGTTGGCGAGCAGTTCGAGTTCACGCTGCTTGATAACCCACTTCTGACGACGAAGTTCCGGACGGCGAGCGAGTGCTTCGGTGGCGACGGCATTCCAGTCAAAGTTGACCTTGGCAACCGGTGCTTCGGTAGCCGGACGGATCAAGCGACCGTTGGTCTGGGTGAGACCCATCATGAATCGCAAGCGACGTTCACAGACGCGAACACCACCGGGATTGTTAAATGTACCGCCCAGCGAACCGTTGTTGTCGCGGGTACGTTCGACCAGACGACCATTCAAAGCGTTGACCACTTCGACTTCAAAGCGGAAGTACTGTTCACGAGCTTGAGCTTCGGTGTCCGCCGACTTCTTGTCAGCTTCGACGTTGGCGTAGGCTTTCTTCCAGACTTCCAACACGTTGTTACGTGCGTTGATTTTGACGTCCAAGTCGCGGTAAGCGAAGAACAAGTCCCAGTAAGCGTTTTCGACATCACTCACCAGGTTTCGGACAGCGATCTCGAAATCAGCCAGGCTGATATCGGTACGTGTGCGAGCGATAAGAACACCATTGGCAAAACCAGGCTCGCCGTTGGGGCCAGCGATTCGGTTGAACATGACACCAGCACCTTGAAGCAACGGTTGTCGCATTTCGGCGTCGACGTACGAATCCCAGCCGGCGCTGAATACCTTCTGAGGATTGTTGTTGTAGTCGTATTGCGTGATCCCTCGCAACGTGACCAAACCACCAGTCGCGTTCCGCTTGCTCAAGTTAACTTCATAGTTGTGTAGGTCTTGCTGAAAGAAGCCGTTATTACCCACCGTGAAATTGTTCACGCGGCGATCGTTGGCTTCAAAGTAAGTGCTCGCACCGAATGTGGCGTCGAAGGCGCTCAAAGCGGCTTCTTCACCGAAGCGGCCATCGGTGTACACGATTGCCGGGTCGTACATCGAAACCAGAGCTTCGGGGCTTCGCAAAACGCCACCGAGGTCTTTCATCACTTGCGAGTTCTGCAAGGCCAAGCGAACGGCTTCTTCCAGGGAAAGATCCCAGTAGCCTGCTTCCAGATCGATGTTGTCAGGATTGATCGCATCGGGCGAATCTGGAATTTCCAGCCAGTCTTCGTCTTCGCAGATGCTTGGGACCGGATCTTCGATCTTCAGGCCGCGATCGGCATACTCTGAGATGAGGCATTCATCGTATGCGGGTGGATCTGGGCAGTCGTAGTTGTTCCAGCAGGGATGTAAACAACCGCTAAGGCCGGTCGACATACAAGTGCCAAGAACTACAAACCAATGCGTGTAGCGACGAAGCATCGCTATTTCCCTCCTGGGGTCGATCGTGCAGGCAAACTGGCCGTCGAAAACTGGGTACGGTCGTCTATGCGAGGATTGAGGCGTCGTTCTATTTCCGGCTCAGGGTCGAGCCGGTCGGGTCAACAGAACCACGCTTATGGGTTACATCCTCCTGGATCATCTTCGGCAGAGGGAAATTGTAAACTCAATAAAACCCGCACTTTCTGAGGATCTGTTACGAACGCTATCATGCATTTAGTGGCTAGCACCGGGACTTTTCGGCCTACTGTTTTCGTAACCGTCAAAGTCGGCCGATGACGATAGCAATCAAGGTGATTGCATCGACTACCGATTGGAATGATCTTGCTGGCTGGTATACTCACCAAAGGTGGAGTGTTCCGGCGATGGGGGTTGCCTGAGCAAATCAGATCCACATGCGACGG comes from the Bremerella alba genome and includes:
- a CDS encoding SAM-dependent methyltransferase, coding for MMEQRRIVTWVGTYGGESVEAIIDLFLGLERMAPGSLETTAKAFQVAAQDYDIEKIVEFGCGSGVSTIELARLSGAPIIGVDNCAPFLAQLKQKIAQAGLDQQIQVREQSMEVAWRKGTCFDLIWCEGSAYAIGLENALQRWRELLKPGGRIALSDLVWIDTDPDAEVQEYWQNQGVTLCYPNDTLALFSSQGYQVVDYFIFPESDWQNYYQPLRARLPRWKAEYSYPENAGAIDQLFQEELRMYDQFKAQYGYAFFIAQRAP
- a CDS encoding sulfatase family protein — its product is MLRGLLSVVLMLLLGGSLLAAEKPNFVWIMSEDNSSHFLKLFDPTGAPTPNIDALADQGLVYEHAFSNAPVCSVARTTLITSCYAPRIGTFQHRKSFMVPMPEGLKMFPAYLHEAGYYTTNNSKEDYNAKKSADVWDNSSRKASWKNRKSGQPFFHVQTFTTTHESSLHFPAKDIQDKPTDTDPETVFIPPHHPRTKTFKYTYARYHDRIQEVDRQIGQLVDQLEQEGLLETTFVFYFGDHGGVLPRGKGYAYETGLHVPLVIRVPEKFRDQMPEKIGSRLDSFVSFVDFGPTVLNLAGLKVPDGIDGHAFLALGNAHLMQTDEAFGYADRFDEKYDMVRTLRKGKYQYVRNFQPFNFDGLMNNYRYKMAAYREWRELFDAGKLNQTQAQFFQARPAEMLFDVEADPYEAKNLANDPQHAKVLAELRGRLNNRVAGMPDLGFYPESFLAENAADNPVAFGQQHKDEIAKLLEIANLEVLSFDEARSNLMEALGSSDPWQRYWGVIACTSHGKSALSLGKQLEAIAQSDPENLVRVRAAEFLALHAEVDPAAVLKKAIADAETATEANLILNTVVLLQDGQPGYEFDFQQSDFQHLKGSRGELDRRLEYLIGK
- a CDS encoding TolC family protein; the encoded protein is MLRRYTHWFVVLGTCMSTGLSGCLHPCWNNYDCPDPPAYDECLISEYADRGLKIEDPVPSICEDEDWLEIPDSPDAINPDNIDLEAGYWDLSLEEAVRLALQNSQVMKDLGGVLRSPEALVSMYDPAIVYTDGRFGEEAALSAFDATFGASTYFEANDRRVNNFTVGNNGFFQQDLHNYEVNLSKRNATGGLVTLRGITQYDYNNNPQKVFSAGWDSYVDAEMRQPLLQGAGVMFNRIAGPNGEPGFANGVLIARTRTDISLADFEIAVRNLVSDVENAYWDLFFAYRDLDVKINARNNVLEVWKKAYANVEADKKSADTEAQAREQYFRFEVEVVNALNGRLVERTRDNNGSLGGTFNNPGGVRVCERRLRFMMGLTQTNGRLIRPATEAPVAKVNFDWNAVATEALARRPELRRQKWVIKQRELELLANRNFLMPNLDLIARYRQRGFGPTLSDESSIPGEAGALQSLTDGDFAEYQLGVEFEMPIGFRRAHSAVRSSELALARARAIREEQEKQIMYGLSNTYAEIQRAYEIMELLFNRREAANAQEATVRASYEAGKAPIDLLLEAQRRVIDSSALFNQARIDYALAVKNMHFEKGSLLEFYQISLAEGPWPQKAYNDALRRDLHKRAAHSNYVINEAVIGQPQQADNTLVAKPIDGEMSPKIEKISVPTPADIDPAPAARTSALPVLNNPLRSASTITGGIVKPAGHTLAPVERVTPAPIIRAEEATSSENFSFGGEAPREAVWLH